In one window of Erwinia tasmaniensis Et1/99 DNA:
- a CDS encoding SymE family type I addiction module toxin — protein sequence MSITGKWLAEAGFSVGTGVSLAVLDGCLLPIPDSREERRLRAMEQQLKAQQQELEQAKQRMIAMLA from the coding sequence ATAAGCATCACGGGCAAGTGGCTGGCGGAGGCGGGATTTTCCGTGGGAACCGGCGTAAGCCTGGCGGTGCTGGACGGCTGTCTGCTGCCGATCCCCGACAGCCGCGAAGAGAGGCGGCTGCGGGCAATGGAGCAGCAGCTGAAGGCGCAGCAGCAGGAGCTGGAGCAGGCTAAGCAGCGGATGATCGCCATGCTGGCGTGA
- a CDS encoding SymE family type I addiction module toxin, which translates to MSKMQRRVTVGYRPKGGERDTPQVSITGKWLAEAGFAVGTGVSLAVLDGCLLPIPDSREEMRLRAMEQQLKAQQQELEQTKQRMIAMLA; encoded by the coding sequence ATGTCCAAAATGCAGCGGCGCGTTACCGTCGGCTACCGCCCGAAAGGCGGCGAACGCGACACGCCACAGGTGAGCATCACGGGCAAGTGGCTGGCGGAGGCGGGTTTTGCGGTTGGAACCGGCGTAAGCCTGGCGGTGCTGGACGGCTGTCTGCTGCCGATCCCCGACAGCCGCGAAGAGATGCGGCTCCGGGCAATGGAGCAGCAGCTGAAGGCACAGCAGCAGGAGCTGGAGCAGACTAAGCAGCGGATGATCGCCATGCTGGCATGA
- a CDS encoding YxiF family protein gives MKERADKINELKYKLQQKKILEVFFEGDSTKDVVFLNESECKEIVKKAFKLAYDHVIKEEMVTDCQHEAVFDNYISKEYKKLFNMHFDEIKKDTVNVFFWTSNIYCAEVNGEVLLKNLDKIISETGCSDLVIINAGLTFGLCLLFDEHSLSIAYWNNVNIR, from the coding sequence ATGAAAGAGCGTGCTGATAAAATAAATGAGCTTAAATATAAATTGCAACAAAAGAAAATACTGGAAGTTTTTTTTGAGGGTGATTCTACTAAGGATGTTGTTTTTCTTAATGAATCTGAATGCAAAGAAATAGTTAAAAAAGCATTTAAATTGGCTTATGATCATGTAATTAAAGAAGAGATGGTAACTGACTGTCAACATGAGGCTGTATTTGATAATTATATTTCAAAGGAATATAAAAAGCTCTTCAATATGCATTTTGACGAAATAAAAAAAGACACGGTAAATGTTTTTTTCTGGACAAGTAATATTTATTGTGCGGAAGTAAATGGAGAGGTATTGCTTAAAAATCTTGATAAAATAATATCAGAGACTGGTTGTAGTGATTTGGTAATTATTAATGCAGGTTTGACCTTTGGTCTATGTTTGCTGTTTGATGAACATAGCCTAAGTATAGCTTATTGGAATAATGTAAATATACGTTAA